The DNA segment TGAAGACGCGGTCTCTGACCAAGTCAACGTGAAAACACGGAGACGCTTCGGGACCTGTACGGGTTCCTTGATAACATTACAATGCCGATCAAGGAACGCGTAGGATGATGAAAATGAGGAcgaagatgcggtcactgaccgcatcttcatcgtcatcatgttacctgaccagacgaactttcgtcgaactcttgactacaaGAACCTATTGCCTCGATAATAAAGACTACCTTCACATAGGATGGCCTGAAAGTGAACGCAAATGTGGTAAACAGTATGTTCTGGTAACTATCGCACGAAGGTAGTCGCACCCCTGTAAGCTGGGACGAGGCTCGGGACTCAACTTGGAGAGAAGTGCGCAGCACTTCTGTAGATGTCAGGAACAGCATGCGCATTtggatgtatatatatacacgcacacatacaaacgctcgcacgaacaaaaaaaaggatggttgaacaccccccccccccccgaaaaaaaaatttctggctacgcttctgcgcATGCGTTAGGTCGTGTCCCCAGCGATTAGTGTAGCGTCGCGTCAAAACATTGTATTGACGATAGTTAGGTGGGTGACAACCTGAAAAGTGGTGAAACTTTCATAATAAAATTATTTTAAGAAGTCACTCGGTGtcggcaaaaataaaaaaaaacaaaaagaaacgaagacaacTAATCAAACCTAGAGCAATTACCAAAGAATGTTCGTTATTTTTTTATGATTTCAGTACTATGTgtgataagaaaaaaactaactcGTGGCAATATTTTTTGAGCGAACCACTCGTTTCCCGAGCTTGATATTTAATAACGCGCTGAATActagcttttttttaaatttcccaTTGTGTTTGTACAGCGCTTGTTATCTGTGCTTATTTGTTCATGCAGTCACCGACCAAGGCTTACCGCGAGTGGATCGAGAAATACGGCGATGTTGTTGGGTTCGTATTTCCGCTGCGGCGGGTTGTTCTATGCTTTGCAATTTTGCTCACGTAAATGATCATTCGGTTGGCTACATGCAAACAAAATGTCGCTGTTAAAATGACACACATGTGGAACGGATGCTGTCCGTATGGTAATAAAACAAATGATAACAGCGACGTACACCGGATGATCGCGCACTTGCACTGCAAgtcaggaaaaaagaaacaataaaaaggaACATTTTACAAgtgcaaagccataaaatactCTTCAGATAGACCATTAGCTTAGCACGTGCTCTGACATAGGAAGGAgggcatcgaaaaaaaaaaacttttcaagCGAGATCACATTTATCGAGCCTTCGAGAAGGGGATTCGGTTGATTGGCCTATCAATGGATTTTTTTTTGATGATGTCTATTATCGTGGCTATGCACTCAGGATGTCATCACGCGACTAAACCCAACAGATAAGTAAATAAGAGaaataataaatatatatatattactatctggggtttaacgtcccaaaaccacgatatgattatgagggacgcggtagtggagggcttctgcaaatttcgaccacctggggttctttaacgtgcacttaaatctaagtacacaggcctcaaacattttcgcatccatcgaagatgcagccgccgcggccggcattcgatcccgcgaccttcgggtcagcagtcgagcgccataaccactagacgaccgtggcggggaataaataaataaataaataaataaataaataaataaataaataaataaataaataaataaatacttcgCGCAGCATTATTTTAGTGCGCGATAAAAAACCCAGGTGTTCCAAACAATTCCGCCGTGCCCGACTACGTCGTACCTCATAATCCTTTTcttggttatggcacgtaaaaatATTAAAAAAGGCAGTGTATTCTTGATGCTGTTCACCAGGCAAATGGAAAATTGCCTAGTGAAcgtcgtcatctttttcttttcaatctcTCTGTTGTGTACTTCTATAACGAACATAATAACTATTCGTGTATTTGATGTGCAGCGCCGCAAAGCCAGCACTTTTACGTGTTCCACGCTTGTAGTGGTTTGTTATACAAGCTAAAACTTGTTCTCCTATACCTGCAACGCTTCAGGTACTTCAACGGCTACAGGCCTGTGGTGCTCGTAGCAGACTTGGACTTACTCAGGAACATTCAGGTTAAAGACTTCCAAGACTTCACGGACCGAGCTGTGAGTTATCAGCTTCGCAGGGATTTTTTCTCGCACTTTTAACGCTAACCTTCCTCACATGCGCTGTTGCTTAACAAGCGCATACAACTGCAGGCATATGCTGCAAGAAAACAGCTGTTCCAGTGATAGTTTAGTGAGTGCTACATATCCTAAACaaataagtaatatatatatatatatatatatatatatatatatatatatatatatatatatatatatatatatatatatatacgtgcggAGCATTGCTGACCTTCTGCCACAATCTTAAATATATGTACATACTAAATGCAGTGCATGCCAGCTAATCTTGAAAAGTCATGGGCCTAAGAAGTACTCGTGCAATCTTACAAAACAATGACGGTTCCATCGCGTTCGCATTTGCTTAAGCCAGCCTATCTGCTTTTGTATTGTGTATAATTTTTAAATTCGTGTTACCTGTTCAAATTTACAAATATTCACTCTTTCATCTAATTATTTAAGTTTGAAAGCTATAGAGCGTCGCCGAAAGCATCGAAGTGTCTTGCATGCGCTGTCCTAATTTTCGTCTAGGCTCCCTTTCGCGTTAAAATGAcactgaaatactatcgcgattaTACATTGTCGATTTGATAATAAAGGAAaagtggattgattgattgacttactcatttatttatttatttatttatttatttattcatttatttatttatttatttatttatttatttatttatttatttatttattgatcgaTCGGGCGCAAGACGGTGAACTTTTTCAGCGCATATACAGGTTTGAAGACCAACACCGTCATTGCCCTCATCCGCCCTAACAGTGTGGACGAATATGACACTGTGTCATAACTGTGTCATAACCGAATATGGCActgtgtcatagttttcatgctgTCTGtagtctcaacgcgaagtaagcagtGATATCACAGTACGTGACATGGTATGCGaaccgtctactgatgtctgttaAGAAGGCGCACACGCCAGTGCTCTCGGTCGCGAGCACTGGCGCGTACGCCTTCTTAGTTCGCAGTTACTGCTCAAGCGAAgcagcaacaccccccccccctcccttcacgTCCCTTTGCCCGACAAAAGCCGGGGGCGGGGTATTtactctctgcttgaggagccatcgacggcaggccgTCACACGCGGGTCAGTGTGATCGCATGTGCatttcgtgcgacggagatggccggttcgtttcatctctgcttcagtcgcgttagtccccagcgctcgcgcgtAGAACATGCGACGCGCggtgcgatgttatcgatttagactgtatacgggacatgacggcgacggcaaaaaccagcagagggtgtccatataattgctatcgcaatagaaggaCTGTATTGGAAATTTGTGATGTTCTGTTCTGAGCCCCCGCCTCTCTCTCGCAGCTCCTGTTTCAGGCTAAGCGACCTCCGAGTCCTCAAAACAAGGGCCTCCTACAGCTCACCTCAACCCGTTGGAAGGAAGTGCGCAGCGTGCTCACCCCTTCGTTCACTACAAGCAAGCTCAAAATGGTTTGTGCACGAGCAGGAAACGTTCACTGAGTAGCGTACTTTTGCGTAATTTACCCGAAGGCAGTGGGCACGTTTCATTTAAATTATCAAAATAACATTACACTTATGTGCAACCAAGAAATATCTTTCATTCATAGCGGTACGGAATTTAGAACTTCTTAATGGCCGCTTAGCTTCGAAGCCTTAGAAAATATTACTCTCATTTACTGTTCCGGCAGTTCGACGAGCTTCCACGTCGGACTGTACAGTCGCGATCCTGAAAAATGCACATGTTTAAACATACAGTTCACTGCACTAGGTGGAACACGTCATTGTTCGTCATAaagcaaaacagaaaataaagaaagaagtgaagagaaaaaagaacaatacAACGAACTTGAAAGCGTGAGCGCACGCGGAAACTTTTCATGCCAGGGCAAAAACATCAGGGAGAGAGCACAAGTCGGTGCAGGGAGAAGTACAACGACGAAGAAAAGCACGAGAAGCACAGGCTTACCGAAATAGAACACATTTCTTCGTAGTTCATATGCAGAAACTAATATTGGGCAGTTTGCACTGGACAGAGCTTTGCCAAAGACGTTAATACATTTTAATCTGTACGTGTGGTATTGCACACGCTGACGGCGTTTACAATGATACGAGGTTGTTTACGATGACACGGGGTTGtttgagtatataaaatatgtatttacaaagaagaattggtaaaatagtcaagatggctgaccaccACACTCGCCCGCCAGTCATGCTCTTCAGCCCTTCgccttccttcacttcctctctgTAACAATACGCCGTGTGTATCCCTCACAAAAATGTACGGAAAGCGAATTTAGGCCTTGTCATAAGGCATCCTTCCTTCATTACGGTGTCTTTATGAATTCTGCTggagttagatagatagatagatagatagatagatagatagatagatagatagatagatagatagatagatagatagatagatagatagatagatagatagatagatagatagatagatagatagatagatagatagatagatagatagatagatagatagatagatagatagatagatagatagatagatagatagatagatagatagatagatagatagaaccaTCATCGCGGagtgaaatacttttttttttcgccattgtTTTGTCGAACACACGCATCCTGCCGAAAACTGGACGAAGTTTGTCAATCATTGACTAAAGGTAAAGTGCTCTTCAAGGGTGCCGCCCGACTTCGCAGATGTCTCCGGGCATCATATCAGCCGTGGAAAAGCTGGTCTCCAAGGTGGGCCGCAAGGCAGCGACCGGAGAGGAGTTCGAGGCCGGCGAGATGTACGCTGCCCTCGCCCTGGATGTGATCTGCAAGAGCGCCATGGGCATCGACTACAACCTGCAGGACCAACCGCGTCACGGCTTTCTCATCTTCTGTCGAATGCTGTTCGGATGCGCCTTCTCCTTCATTGCCGTGATTCTTAGTGAGTTCTTCGCTCTCATTCGCACCCGCTCCTCCTTGACGTGCTTTCCCCGAAGTCGACTGGACGTTGCTGGTCTTTTGGGACTATACTCTCGGTCGGAGCGACACTATCGGTCCTAAAGGATATCTGCATTTCCGCACACTGCAGcagtgtttttagatgcgaagtatcttaaagcggagctcaatccggtggtggtggcgttgtgcggcgtgaccaccctgactgcgcatgcgcataccctctccacacacctcctctccactcaccctacccctccccctttccacccttgacgcagttacgttctttgcctttggcttcgtgttagcgtgcgtcggctcatcggagtagtgcagcttccacgtgcaccaacgggatttcttcgccgccgactgcttcaattgcgagagcaccgactaacaaaactgctgcaatatgcgttgcagaaaggacgcgatttcgacgggcgaatgtcgtgccttggtggagcgagagcagcgcctgcaagacagaggccagcgggacgcacgcgtttgcggctcaggctacgaacctctacctcccgtgttgctgaagcacagtgtgtgttatgtatgcatgagcacaggcgtcggctgcccattactagaaagcgcacaccatggcgtttctctccttaattgacgacgctttgaagaagtgcataccgggtactagtgttgattatgagcttgttgatatcatctttacgcgggattcacgattcgctgtgtccaaatatatgttcacactagagcactgcacgggcccgggccggcccgaaagcccgggccgggccgggtaagggattgttggatcgggcccgggccgggctcgggcccgtgaccttcaggctcgggtcgggctcgggcctgagccaggcccgtattaggcccgggtatCATACGTATCtataatcacgctccggacacccgacacgtcacgtcgacggggatcgctaaagaggccgccggctggttcacttcggcgctctagtagacagttgttttggaagcccttagtccggtctcgctttaaggcgtaacattttcaaagatcgaaggcggtcacacgaagactacgagacagccatcttcagggaacagcgaggacggcggctcgctctctaacgggtgtgcctcgctttgacagatctatggcactgcggtggcggtgactcggggaaaaagggtgggacaaagaacgtgcttgttttgaacacgaaaacgttgtgtactgtacgttgggtgcagttgcctgccgaggagtcaacacgacagctttaatttatgtaacgctgcccagtctggtgtattcctaccagaagcagctagagcacgttttttttttttttcattgcattgtgcaatagatgaagtttacagacttgctacttttactcaacagccctagctcgtatgtgattgatgtaaaacttaaactaaaaatgtctgccatgttttttttttcagtttatggaggtatattttgtagtcgttctttgaaatgcaaaaataagattgcgtggttatcactgcgtgcgtacatgaaacagccagctatgactccaattatattttatattgccctgcaattatttcgcaagagtgttacgggcgtataaccgaaagtatacacagtaccagtgaaagtcgtgacactgacagaagttcccaaaacaatctctagaaaatattttgtgtgtggcaggtatcttcacaataaccgaaggttagacagtgcctcctttatgctcaaggcataactagctgaaacgggtcgggtcgggtcgggccgggccgggccgggcccaaacctttcgggcccgggccgggtacgggccacatttaagaacaccgggccgggctcgggcgggccggagcatagcgttttcgggccgggccgggcccgggccggaaaaatcggcccgtgcagtgctccagttcacaccgtcagctataccataacggtttaatcatgatcatgggcgttagtcgtcgcgatagagacatgctgtcaacatgggtgcatccacgtcaaatggtgctatagctgccaaacacgaatagacattgtacaagctctcatatatcactacacaataagcactacttctgtgaagacacgtttcactttcgtgttataccgattactatgacggagggatcagccatgtttttttaagttTGTCGTTTCACCTTATTTATTACGTTATTTATTGCGAGTACTGTAAGTACGTTTTCATAGGAATTTTGTGCAAAAAAGGGTTTTCAGTGCCAAAATAATAAGGTGAGACCTTCTGtgcgcatgggcgtcggcaaaATTTTGTCTTGGGTGTGCGAACCCCAGTTGCATCGcagtaggggaggggggggggaggcaaatgCCCGTTTTGCACTCCCTGTCGACACCCATACCGGTAcacagttataaaaaaaaaataaacaaacatttgCATTACAGCGGATGGCTAATCGTTATTACATAGGTAATGAAATCTGCGTATGAAAATAAACAAGCCAAATTACATTAAGGATACTACAGAACCGCATATACTAAGTCAACATTGCATATAGTGTAGCCATGCGCGCAACCTGAGTTTGATGTAACGTAATGTATGTAATAAATGTATTACTGAATAAACAAATTGGGCTAGTTATTGCGCACATATTGCAATTTACGAAGTAAGTAGATGTGAGCTCTGAAGACGCGGGTTGTTGAGTTGCGCATTTTCCGACTAATACTACCTGGACGTGTCCAGGAGGAGAAAGAATATCCCTGATGAATATCCATGAAAGAATATCCAGAAAGAATATACAACCGAGCTACCCTACACACTGCCAAGGTGTACCATATCTGACACGCTGTGAAGCAGCGATAGCGCACCGTATGCTATCGACAAGCAATCACTGTTCTCATCGCCACAATTCACCGCGCTCGTTGCACGCACGTACAGTTTCATTTATTCATCCGAGACCATTACTTGGTTCATTCTGCGACCTCGCCATCATCGTAAAGTCGTGGCAGAAAAGCCCTGGCACAAGGAGCGCACACAAACTACGTCACCTCCATAAATTATAACCTCGtcataacgaacactgatatcgcgaattattggttatagcgAAGTAAACACGAACTTTGGTTGGCCACGCTTCAGTTCAGTGACATTTATAACTTTTATAATGATACCAAACGCGTGAGCGCCGCCGCGATATCGGCTGGAAGGAGCGAATGTTTCGTTCGCGCGAAGCTCAAAGCTCGAAAGGGTGCATAAAAACCAAAATAATTATTGAAAGACAGTTCACAATCGCATTGTTTTTAAAAATGCGGTTGAAAAATTAAAACTTGGTGAAAAATGTGTTCACATTGAAATAATTCTTCAACTGAATGTGAATGCAGGCCTGGTTTGCGAAATGACCTTTTCTCTGTTGTAATTTCACCTTCTCATGCTTTGGTTTCTTTAGTTTTAAATGTCACAAGGAAACAGGTAAGGATTACCTCATTCGTTGTGGGTTTGAAGCATAGAATAATTCATTTTTGTATATAGGATTTTCGCGTGAGCCTGATTGCCGATTTGCTAGTGCCGATTTCTGCCCCTAATGTTACAGTGAATATCGGATATAGCAAACTAATTCATGGTTTCCAGGCTACTTCGTTCTAACGAGGTGCGCTGCAGCTTGCCGCACCGTGCTCGCTCCGCAGCCGCTCACTCTGCCTTTCGCGTTGTCGCGGACTTGATTGGCGAATGCTGTTTTGATGTGGCAGCTCGCTTTGCACGTTTCGCTACGTTACGATGTTCTCGTTGTTCGTCGGCTGTTTGCTGGATCAGAGACGCACTCGTCCATGGGTCACGCTCTCGAATTTTCGCATCATAATATATGCTTAATTGCCCTCAGTTctgacaaaacattttttgcttgCAGGTGCGTTTCCATCCTGGGAGTCGGGCCTGAGATTCATCAATTCCCGCTGGCTCCGATACCAGAACGGCGGTGTCCATCCTTTCATCGACGTGCAAGAGAAGTGCAAGCGCATCGTCACGCAACGCCAACAGGACTCCTCGGTACGGAGGGTTGGGGAGAGAGGGAAGGCATCATCTCTCTTCCGGAGAATGATGCGTACGAACATGCGTTGATGTTAATAAGGATAGTCATTTGTGGCTTCATAGCTATAATCATGTCCTTAAGAATTACACGTGCCATAAAAACAAAACTGGGAACAAAGGCatcgtcgtcctcgtcgtttaTTCAGAAAGAAAACAGCGGCAAAGTGTGCAGAAACATCAGGATCCCTGGCTAATGGATCCTTCGTACGACAGCAGACATCACTGATGTATACATATAGGTCACTTGCAGGACACTACACACCTTCGACTCATGGAATGTATGCAGTAGCCAACAATAACCGAGTATTGCGAAAATATGTGAGGTTGACTACATTCCCAGACATGCCAAAcgtctcaaaagaaaaaaaagaaaaaaatcgccaTGTATCGCACTGTGCCTTAACTGAACAATCGCTTTTAGTATAATCGGTTAAATGGCACCATGTGTTGTTTTCGGCAACTATCTACCTTATACAGTATATCGTGACATGATATGTAATTGCGATTCACATTTTCCTTTTGCTTCAAGCAGCTTCGCCAAAAGGATCTGCTGCAGCTGATGATAGACGCAAAGGATGCGCAAGTCGACCTGGACACCGTCACCTCGGCTCAACTAACAGCCGCAGAAGACAATGACCGGGAACTACAGGACAAGGCGGCCGGAGGTGAGGCTCGCCTGCTACGACCGATATTCAGAAACGCGTTCATGAGACACTCTAACTAAAAAAAACTTGACTTCCCATGTGGACCTTGCTAAAGTGGATGTCAAGCGAAACTGTTGAAAACCGCCATTACAACTGCTCCTGCGTTGAAAAGGCCAATACAACCACTGGGAGGGCGGGGGGTGGGGAAAGCTTTATTGCGACACATCCTGTGGGATGACGAAAAATTCGAAATCACTTACACACTTCCCGAACAATTAAGGCTTAGATGGGTTTCTTCAATATCTGAGGACAATACCGGCTCAGCGGGCTTTGAAAACGAAAACTTTGAGAATCATTTCACTGCCCTTTTAAAAGTGTCCCTGGCGAAGTTGCCAAATCATAAAGAAAAGTGCTCAATCAGGAAGACAAACGGTTGTGACACAGACTTGAGATTATCTCTTAGATATATGACTTGAAAGACCTGTTCTTGTACTAAATAAGTAGACATTACTTGATGATCTGATAATGCGCAGATATTTGCCATCTTGCGCGCCAACTATGGAACCGTTCGCTGGTTTGTGCAGGAGGGGCCAGACGTGACCTCTCTGTCTTCAACAAGGCCGTATTGGACGATGACGACATCACGCAGAACGCTTTCGTCGTTCTTGTCGGAGGGTGAGTGACCACGACACAACGGTAAATGTGTAGAGAGTGTTCACGTGTCGTCGGCGTCATTCGGTTGTGCGATTCGCAGCTTGCGCTGTACACTTCGAGGTGAACAGCTGTAGGTGAAGTGTAATCTTTTACTGTGCTGGTTATAcaaaaaaaatagcgcagcttgcactcagTCGTGCAAGGGTGGGTCACAGCAGATCTGTTGGTCacctagctggtcttggcttggctaggcttttaccctctcccctctcttcctctctccctcGCTCCTTGCTAAGCTATGCTATATATAtgtggctatgcttgctctcttttttttctatatttttgcgTCTGttcctttttatctctttctctccctctttctttcaatctcctTCTCTccatttatatttctttctctctatttttttattctctctctttctcgttctgtcTTCCTTcccattctttctctctatttctctctatgctatgctctactcttatccttcctcttttttctcctcctcagcctcacaccTATCGTCCTCAtaatcacttccctttccacggCCTTtgttatactacactatacaaggctatgctatgctctggttgggtgcctggatagccgagtggttacgacgctcggctTCGGATCGTCGGTTCGAATCTGTTTCTGTCaactcgcgaagaaatttttttcttcaagaatttctgtcttcctttctatctctttctctctatcttctatgtttttctcaatttctttcctttttttctctatatttctctctctctctctctctctgtctcttcctatatctctctctctctactcgttctctcgccgatCAGAGGTATTGCATCCCACACCAGACAAATCAGCTCACGTATTCTGGGAGCAAACcagaagaggatgaagatgaagaagaggaaaagaGCACGTgcgggttcatgatgatgatagttttctttctACGTGACACGGAAAACCTCGAgcacaacagctctgctgcaaatgGCAGCGTCGACGTCATCAGTGCACACCCTAGACGTCACTCGCATTTTGCGGTAATTGGCATAGAAAAATCGCGTTCTGCAGCGCGCCCTAAACGTTGTTCCCTGAAAAATGACGAAAGGACGAAAACGAACCTAAATAACGCTTTTCAAAGTTGGAGCATAACTCTCCAAGATACGGACCACTCCTGTGCACAAAACATAAACTGAACCTGCTCATTTCCATCCTCTCTTTTTTGCGAGCGCCATACTTTAACGCCGTCGCTTGCCTGTTGGTCGCAGGTTCGAGACCACGAGCAACGCAATGGCCCTGGTGACGCATATGCTCGTACATCGCCCAGAAGTGCAAGAGAAAGTGCGGGAAGAGCTGCTCTCAGTCGTGGGACCCGACGTAAGTGTCGAGCTGCGTTCACACTCGAAAAAACTATCCTCTGACGAGGAGATACGTACTAACacaaactttcaactcatttatTCATTCTTCTAAGCACTATACATTACTTACTACAGGAAGACACAAGtctcgccgcaatggcgaagcaatgaatacgatagcgaatgtcacacgaagaacggcaagcagctcgaaacttgcagcgcgctggtcAAGCACGAATGACGTACGAAAAggatacacacaggacgagcgcgaattaacaactgtcacagttgttacttctttgtgtttgagcagcgcattTCAAATGTCGACTACACACAACCAACTAGCTcccactttggctcttctagctagcagctcactcctttcgcaaacgcgcccgctgcagcgagcgaagtgaccttcgtgcggcctatagcttcaacgcaaactttgcggttaaagtgcaagacgtacaaacctcccccTTATGAGATAAGCGCGCCAGCgcggcgaccacgccctgtagggtaaAGGTCGGAGACGTGAAACGTTACTAGAAACGCTGGACGCGCGCATCCTTACTCCTGCGAAACGctagcggggcgacgaccttcaaagctcGCC comes from the Rhipicephalus sanguineus isolate Rsan-2018 chromosome 6, BIME_Rsan_1.4, whole genome shotgun sequence genome and includes:
- the LOC119395915 gene encoding thromboxane-A synthase codes for the protein MLELAVAALLLFIGHWLMKRRDHFNFFKKCGIPGPPPSIIFGNILEMYRKSPTKAYREWIEKYGDVVGYFNGYRPVVLVADLDLLRNIQVKDFQDFTDRALLFQAKRPPSPQNKGLLQLTSTRWKEVRSVLTPSFTTSKLKMMSPGIISAVEKLVSKVGRKAATGEEFEAGEMYAALALDVICKSAMGIDYNLQDQPRHGFLIFCRMLFGCAFSFIAVILSAFPSWESGLRFINSRWLRYQNGGVHPFIDVQEKCKRIVTQRQQDSSLRQKDLLQLMIDAKDAQVDLDTVTSAQLTAAEDNDRELQDKAAGGGARRDLSVFNKAVLDDDDITQNAFVVLVGGFETTSNAMALVTHMLVHRPEVQEKVREELLSVVGPDEAITYNTIQSLPYMNSVIQETMRLYPPAFAIVTREAVVDKQYGKFRIPAGTAIMAAAEYIHRDPRHWDNPDQFDPERFLPENKSKINTMAMQAFGNGPRNCIGMRFAHMELRYTFAHILQKYRLEKTENSEKDPPNIDMNPLVLKIKKGVIVRAVPLKDHGTSTK